The Peribacillus sp. FSL P2-0133 genome has a segment encoding these proteins:
- a CDS encoding endonuclease: MKKNGVSKLFFAILIVLSTVLPNAAAAKAEGTISVMEAINNNSGTATVKGYIVGTAKSGTSYQQTSPFTESTNIGIADSPDEKDVKKIMPVQLPAGNIRTALNLVEHPELLKAQVTITGKLEKYFSVPGLKSATDYTIITDGGTTPEQPDVKVLDSIAEARTNTEDVVQVDGVVTTGLGYWGGKGFYIQDETAGLYVYGSSWPEDVKQGDKVTLIGKVSAYNKELQIQPTSLEVVSSGNELPEIQKIDASGVNEETQGELVTIEKATITELAASGTYGTFEFKAEDTEGKSVIVRHDNRTGSSYEEFVRNFKVGDVISVTGIGSKFNDTYQLKPRGIEDYELVNKPAVYTDIFPGTVSENTKVSLESGWEEAKIHYTLDGTSPTSSSALYTEPIILTKDTVIKAIAVNDKTSEVFTFAYTVTKTNEVKIRDIQGMNHFSSYENQLVSGVEGVVTYVKDANNFYMQDPNPDKDLTTSEGILVYNKAHGLKAGDHVKVAGKVAEWYIEGYAEMKTTDLPTTELTNTTIERLGTAAIPEPIVIGKDVIPPSENIDDDRLTDFNPSEDGIDFYESLEGMLVQVYNPKVVAPQDYGELVVIPGNMETTTAVGGVKITETDFNPERITLDINDESFAAKTGDFFDGSVTGVISYGYSNYRVVTDKAQLPALKDGGTAREVTSLEKDADKLSIASYNIENFSTQTANSKVETIATSIITNLKQPDIIGVTEMQDNDGATDSGTTDSAQSAKKLTDKIKELGGPQYQYIDIAPEDKLDGGAPGGNIRVGFLYNVDRVQLTEGTKGTATQSVGFKAGKLTLNPGRIEPTDPAFTSSRKPLAAQFEFKGESVVVVANHFNSKGGDQPLFGKNQPPVLSSETQRLQIASIVNRFVSDIKSQDAKANVVLLGDFNDFEFSAPLKTLKGNVLTNMIEKVPFEKRYSYTYQGNSQVLDHILVSNNMAEATKVDIIHINSSFMEAHGRASDHDPVLISTSLSGSGGVETPAPEKTYNFTNVKTKRLTIASPSVLIDLDETSNIEEGIWLKGSYAVLKGLGLKNAAVTIKPDKEGAIIDFGGMAVKEVIIDNANVKEIRGAENVQKWTVTEGVDTSNIKFVNSKGEAIASPFDPKENHAPVVSKNLENLEVKAGSKVTIDLSEHFSDPDGDELTFSSTIGTVAGQTLTLPANEAGTYLVAVKAEDQQSEAVARFTLTVSNDKPLEAYYETAAGKTGTELKSVLHSIIKGHTMLSYDQVWNALKETDEDPVNKQNVILLYSGKSISKNANGGNTGQWNREHVWAKSHGDFGTSKGPGTDLHHLRPADVTVNGKRGHLDFDEGGQTYSGCECKFDSDSWEPPDRVKGDIARMLFYMAVRYEGDGELDLELSDTVNTYPKPLHGKLSTLLKWNELDPVDEFESHRNDVIHDWQNNRNPFIDHPEWASEIWGAAKSIDEKKAS, from the coding sequence TTGAAGAAGAACGGGGTAAGCAAGCTTTTCTTTGCCATACTGATTGTGCTGTCAACGGTTTTGCCAAATGCAGCCGCTGCAAAAGCGGAAGGGACAATATCGGTAATGGAAGCGATTAATAATAACAGCGGAACGGCGACAGTGAAGGGATATATCGTCGGTACAGCTAAAAGCGGTACAAGCTATCAGCAAACATCGCCTTTTACTGAAAGTACCAACATAGGTATTGCGGATAGTCCGGATGAAAAAGATGTTAAGAAAATCATGCCTGTCCAGCTTCCAGCCGGAAATATCCGAACGGCTTTGAATTTGGTCGAACATCCGGAATTACTTAAAGCTCAGGTGACGATTACAGGGAAGCTGGAAAAGTACTTTTCAGTACCCGGCCTGAAATCCGCAACGGATTACACGATAATCACTGATGGAGGAACAACTCCTGAACAGCCTGATGTGAAGGTTCTGGACTCCATTGCCGAGGCGCGCACGAATACCGAAGATGTAGTGCAGGTCGATGGAGTGGTCACCACAGGGCTTGGTTATTGGGGAGGAAAAGGCTTTTATATCCAAGATGAAACGGCGGGGCTATATGTTTATGGTTCTTCCTGGCCTGAGGATGTAAAGCAAGGGGATAAGGTTACTTTAATCGGAAAAGTATCCGCTTATAATAAGGAATTGCAAATCCAACCAACCTCCCTTGAAGTGGTTTCTTCCGGGAATGAACTTCCTGAAATCCAAAAAATTGATGCATCTGGGGTCAATGAGGAAACACAAGGTGAGCTGGTCACCATTGAAAAAGCGACCATTACAGAATTGGCTGCATCGGGAACATACGGAACATTCGAATTCAAGGCGGAAGATACTGAAGGGAAATCTGTTATCGTTCGCCATGATAACCGGACCGGTTCGAGTTATGAAGAGTTCGTGAGGAACTTTAAAGTAGGGGATGTCATTTCCGTAACCGGGATCGGATCAAAGTTCAATGACACGTATCAGTTGAAGCCGCGTGGCATTGAAGATTATGAACTGGTGAACAAACCAGCAGTATACACGGATATTTTCCCTGGTACGGTTAGTGAAAATACAAAAGTATCACTTGAATCTGGCTGGGAAGAAGCGAAAATCCATTATACGCTGGATGGAACCTCACCGACTTCTTCAAGTGCCTTGTACACAGAACCGATCATTTTAACGAAAGATACTGTCATCAAGGCAATCGCTGTCAACGATAAGACATCGGAAGTTTTCACTTTTGCCTATACCGTTACCAAAACCAATGAAGTGAAGATTCGTGACATTCAGGGGATGAATCATTTTTCATCATATGAAAATCAACTCGTCTCAGGTGTGGAAGGTGTCGTCACTTATGTAAAGGATGCGAATAACTTTTATATGCAAGATCCCAACCCGGATAAGGACTTAACGACTTCCGAGGGAATACTTGTGTACAACAAAGCACATGGTCTGAAAGCGGGAGATCATGTCAAAGTGGCAGGTAAAGTCGCTGAGTGGTATATCGAAGGATACGCTGAAATGAAAACGACGGATCTGCCAACAACTGAATTGACCAATACGACGATTGAAAGGCTTGGCACTGCAGCGATTCCAGAACCGATCGTCATCGGAAAAGATGTCATTCCGCCTTCCGAGAACATCGATGATGATAGATTGACAGATTTTAATCCGAGCGAAGACGGCATTGATTTCTACGAGAGTCTGGAAGGAATGCTCGTTCAAGTATATAACCCGAAAGTGGTCGCTCCTCAAGACTATGGTGAATTGGTCGTGATTCCAGGGAATATGGAAACGACGACTGCAGTTGGGGGCGTCAAAATAACGGAAACGGATTTCAATCCTGAAAGAATTACCCTGGATATAAATGATGAATCATTTGCAGCGAAAACGGGTGATTTCTTTGATGGCTCGGTCACGGGTGTCATCAGCTATGGATATAGCAATTATAGGGTAGTGACGGATAAAGCCCAGCTGCCTGCGTTAAAGGATGGCGGAACGGCCCGGGAAGTGACATCCTTAGAGAAGGATGCTGATAAGCTATCGATCGCTTCCTATAATATCGAGAATTTTTCCACTCAAACAGCTAATTCTAAAGTCGAAACGATTGCAACATCCATCATTACCAATCTTAAACAACCCGATATCATCGGCGTAACGGAAATGCAAGATAATGATGGGGCAACGGATAGCGGGACAACGGATTCTGCTCAAAGTGCCAAGAAGTTAACCGACAAAATAAAAGAGCTGGGCGGACCGCAATATCAATACATCGATATCGCTCCAGAAGATAAACTTGATGGCGGGGCACCCGGCGGTAATATCCGCGTAGGCTTTTTATATAATGTCGACCGTGTCCAATTGACTGAAGGAACGAAAGGAACGGCAACACAGTCCGTGGGCTTCAAAGCTGGAAAACTTACCTTGAACCCTGGACGAATTGAGCCTACCGATCCCGCCTTCACTTCAAGCAGGAAGCCTTTAGCCGCTCAATTCGAATTTAAAGGCGAAAGCGTAGTGGTGGTGGCCAATCATTTTAATTCCAAGGGCGGTGACCAGCCTTTATTCGGCAAAAACCAGCCTCCTGTCCTTTCAAGTGAAACGCAAAGGCTTCAAATTGCCTCCATTGTCAATCGGTTTGTCAGTGATATCAAGTCACAGGATGCCAAAGCGAATGTCGTCTTGCTTGGAGACTTTAATGATTTTGAATTTTCGGCTCCGCTAAAAACATTAAAGGGCAATGTTCTAACCAATATGATCGAGAAAGTCCCTTTTGAAAAACGTTATTCTTACACATATCAAGGCAATTCACAAGTACTGGACCATATCCTTGTATCGAATAATATGGCTGAGGCGACAAAAGTCGATATTATCCATATTAACTCATCCTTCATGGAAGCTCATGGAAGGGCTAGCGATCATGACCCTGTACTAATCTCAACCTCTTTATCTGGATCAGGCGGAGTTGAAACTCCTGCTCCAGAAAAAACGTATAATTTTACAAACGTTAAAACAAAAAGACTTACGATTGCTTCACCTAGTGTTTTGATCGATCTTGATGAAACATCCAACATCGAAGAAGGTATCTGGTTAAAAGGTTCATATGCTGTACTCAAAGGCCTTGGGCTGAAGAATGCTGCAGTGACGATAAAACCGGATAAGGAAGGCGCAATCATCGATTTTGGAGGCATGGCGGTGAAGGAAGTTATCATCGATAACGCCAATGTAAAAGAAATCAGGGGCGCTGAAAATGTTCAGAAGTGGACGGTAACAGAAGGTGTCGACACATCGAATATCAAGTTTGTCAATTCGAAAGGGGAAGCGATTGCTTCCCCTTTCGACCCTAAAGAAAATCATGCGCCAGTCGTATCGAAAAACCTGGAAAATCTTGAAGTGAAAGCCGGTTCCAAGGTCACCATCGATTTGAGTGAGCACTTCTCAGATCCAGATGGAGATGAACTTACCTTTTCATCCACTATCGGTACGGTCGCCGGCCAGACATTAACCCTTCCTGCAAATGAAGCAGGAACATACCTTGTCGCAGTCAAGGCCGAGGACCAGCAATCGGAAGCGGTTGCCCGTTTCACGTTGACCGTATCGAATGATAAGCCGCTTGAAGCTTATTACGAAACGGCGGCAGGAAAAACGGGAACGGAATTGAAATCTGTTCTGCACTCGATAATTAAGGGGCATACGATGTTATCTTATGATCAAGTGTGGAATGCCCTTAAAGAAACGGATGAAGATCCGGTGAACAAACAGAATGTTATCTTGCTTTACTCTGGAAAATCCATCTCGAAGAACGCGAATGGGGGCAATACCGGACAATGGAACCGTGAACATGTTTGGGCAAAGTCCCACGGTGATTTTGGGACAAGCAAAGGTCCCGGGACAGACCTTCATCACCTCCGTCCCGCTGATGTAACAGTGAATGGTAAACGGGGCCACCTTGATTTCGACGAGGGCGGTCAAACATATAGTGGATGTGAATGTAAGTTTGATTCAGATTCATGGGAGCCGCCAGATCGTGTTAAAGGCGATATAGCAAGGATGTTATTTTACATGGCCGTCCGATATGAAGGAGACGGCGAGTTGGATCTTGAATTATCCGATACAGTCAATACGTATCCTAAGCCGCTTCATGGAAAGCTATCGACACTTTTGAAATGGAATGAACTCGATCCAGTCGACGAATTCGAGAGCCATCGCAATGATGTCATTCATGACTGGCAAAATAACCGCAATCCATTCATCGACCATCCTGAATGGGCATCCGAAATTTGGGGTGCCGCTAAATCCATCGATGAGAAAAAGGCAAGTTAA